From a single Terriglobia bacterium genomic region:
- the rnc gene encoding ribonuclease III, which yields MARPSFNRLEKRIGYKFRDRDLLVEALTHSSYAQEVSRPTRYNELMEFLGDAVLSFAVTLRLLEAFPEYDEGKLSLARSSLVAANYLSGIALELGLGEYLRLGQSEERSGGRRKSGILVDALEALLAAVYRDGGFEEARRVIERVVLPADLVARVDDLFANNYKGALQERLQAERQGPARYSVVEEEGLEHQKTFTVEVKTGAGVVARGSGASKKAAQQQAARRALAMLTEKVEADG from the coding sequence ATGGCGCGACCTTCCTTCAACAGGCTGGAAAAGCGGATCGGTTACAAGTTCCGCGACCGTGACCTGCTGGTCGAAGCGCTCACCCATTCCTCATATGCCCAGGAAGTCTCCCGTCCAACTCGCTACAATGAACTGATGGAGTTTCTGGGCGACGCCGTCTTGAGCTTCGCGGTTACCTTGCGGCTGCTGGAAGCTTTTCCCGAATACGACGAAGGGAAGCTTTCTCTGGCGCGCTCCAGCCTTGTGGCCGCCAATTACCTCAGCGGCATTGCGCTCGAGCTCGGCCTGGGTGAATACTTAAGGTTGGGCCAGTCGGAGGAACGGAGCGGCGGCAGGCGCAAATCCGGCATCCTCGTGGATGCGCTCGAGGCCCTGCTGGCCGCCGTATATCGCGATGGCGGCTTTGAAGAAGCCAGGCGAGTTATTGAGCGGGTGGTCCTCCCGGCGGACCTCGTCGCCCGGGTTGACGATCTGTTTGCCAACAATTATAAGGGCGCGCTGCAGGAACGTCTCCAGGCAGAGCGCCAGGGGCCTGCCCGTTACAGCGTAGTTGAAGAGGAAGGGCTGGAGCACCAGAAGACCTTTACCGTTGAAGTGAAAACAGGCGCCGGCGTGGTGGCGCGGGGCAGCGGCGCCAGCAAGAAGGCTGCCCAGCAGCAGGCCGCCAGACGCGCGTTGGCGATGCTCACAGAAAAAGTGGAGGCAGATGGCTGA
- the lepB gene encoding signal peptidase I, with protein sequence MAEPYQKSSFRDTFESLVVTVVLAIFGTTFVVQAFKIPTGSMENTLLIGDHLLVNKFAFAYPHGALARLLPYRQIHRGDIVVFKYPGSSEDAQEPGEHFVKRVIGLPGDSVRVFHRQVFVNGTAVAEPFVRQSHPNELRPGDDFPPVTWDEMEGATSVWRAEFQNYVKDGQLVVPQNQYFVMGDNREESWDSRFWGFVPRTLISGRPLVIYWSYETPPGQYEQTSLSDRLSQFGSMFVHFFSRTRWSRTFKLVH encoded by the coding sequence ATGGCTGAACCCTACCAGAAATCGTCTTTCCGCGACACGTTTGAATCCCTGGTTGTAACGGTGGTCCTCGCGATTTTTGGGACCACCTTCGTGGTCCAGGCGTTCAAGATCCCGACCGGCTCGATGGAGAACACGCTCTTGATCGGCGACCATCTCCTGGTGAACAAGTTCGCGTTTGCTTATCCGCACGGCGCCCTGGCAAGGCTGCTTCCTTACCGCCAGATCCATCGCGGCGACATTGTGGTATTCAAATATCCGGGCAGCTCAGAGGACGCGCAGGAACCAGGCGAACACTTTGTGAAAAGGGTCATCGGACTTCCGGGCGACAGCGTCCGCGTTTTCCACCGGCAGGTGTTCGTCAATGGAACCGCGGTCGCGGAACCGTTTGTCCGCCAAAGCCACCCCAATGAACTGCGCCCAGGAGATGATTTTCCGCCGGTTACCTGGGATGAGATGGAAGGCGCGACCTCGGTCTGGCGGGCCGAATTTCAGAACTATGTCAAGGACGGGCAGTTGGTTGTTCCTCAGAACCAGTATTTTGTCATGGGAGACAACCGGGAGGAGAGTTGGGACAGTCGTTTCTGGGGCTTTGTCCCCCGCACGCTCATTTCCGGCCGGCCGCTGGTCATTTACTGGTCATACGAAACTCCCCCGGGCCAATACGAGCAGACCTCATTGAGTGACCGGCTCAGCCAGTTCGGCAGCATGTTCGTCCATTTCTTCAGCCGGACGCGCTGGAGCAGGACCTTCAAGCTTGTGCACTGA
- a CDS encoding AsmA family protein, translating to MTQTRRRHLRNAAVALALLIGAAWVAPLFLNAGRYRPLLKAGLERSLGRKVALGHIALHFFPRLGFTVDNVVIDEDPSFGLEPFVRVGRLDCDLRWRSLWSSHVYLGTLKLSSPSINLVRNSSGKWNIEDLLLRSRIKPQSRDHATPAPMPSNLSVEIEGARLNFKIGENKKPFTVINAGAHLDFDYDSERLDFRMAGEPVRTDLEFPTPGLVDLDGNWSPARAARDSLQATLRMQGALLYDWIPLLTGRNPELYGVLNSTINLGGSLRQIEYTGEAHLSQLHRWEQLPSASDLPCDLRFRGQFDRDKEDLVIQSMDLAFVNSQVHLEGSIATVASRPDFDLVVAFERSRMEDLLRLGTRVLGKRVAWDVNGRVNGMVSVQGPWNGQRYGGFLNAHQVRLDTSSGTFPVSDVALRITGSGARLSPARVLLAPGVDVVVEGSLRHFPPQHAGRPTVVHPGYQLTLSSSAVNLGRLVHFGRALGILGKSPMEAEGIGSFTLRLAGGAWPWTRPSVTAQASIRSARLVIPGLSGPLNVPRARIQVYGRQIIINPILAVMGTSVFSGWAVHQRGSPAPWDFSLTADKLSIEQASQWFEGIGDRNTPSFLDRIAGIGALIGGRRPAFHLAGSMDARGRFSTPLITYRGVSLRDFQASVDIHDRKVRVSRVRFEAGGGHGEGNALLDLSRSPVQISGQAGIRGASIRPLGPYLPPAVRTVRGYYSAGGTFEASGLTHAQLARTLKGVATVQLESVNLGDFDPVGSLARRFGMEALEEPPQALVIPRATAHLDVQDRQLTLDDFLVDIDGAEFQLHGGYSFDGSARLLVRADLRGIHQPWTPVHPGIAGPASRIADLHFGGTLRNLEMMPSTQISQTQP from the coding sequence ATGACTCAAACCAGGCGCCGACATCTTCGAAATGCCGCGGTCGCCCTGGCGCTGCTGATAGGGGCGGCGTGGGTGGCGCCGCTTTTTCTGAATGCCGGACGCTATCGCCCCCTGTTGAAGGCGGGCCTCGAACGATCTCTCGGCAGGAAGGTGGCTCTCGGCCACATTGCACTGCACTTCTTTCCCCGGCTTGGATTCACCGTTGATAATGTGGTGATCGACGAAGATCCCTCCTTTGGCCTGGAGCCATTCGTGCGGGTTGGCCGGCTTGATTGCGATCTTCGTTGGCGAAGTCTGTGGAGTTCGCACGTCTACCTGGGCACCCTCAAACTTTCCAGCCCCAGCATCAACCTTGTCCGGAATTCTTCCGGCAAATGGAACATCGAAGATCTGCTTTTGCGAAGCCGGATCAAGCCCCAGTCGCGCGACCACGCCACGCCCGCGCCGATGCCCTCGAACCTGTCGGTCGAGATTGAGGGAGCGCGGCTGAACTTCAAAATCGGCGAAAACAAAAAGCCTTTTACGGTTATTAACGCCGGCGCCCATCTGGATTTTGACTACGATTCCGAGCGGCTTGATTTCCGAATGGCGGGCGAGCCGGTGCGCACGGACCTGGAATTCCCCACGCCGGGGCTGGTGGATCTGGACGGCAACTGGTCACCAGCGCGGGCCGCACGGGATTCTCTTCAAGCCACCCTCCGAATGCAGGGAGCGTTGCTTTACGACTGGATCCCGCTCCTGACCGGAAGGAACCCCGAACTCTACGGGGTGCTGAACAGCACCATCAACCTGGGCGGGAGCCTTCGGCAGATCGAGTACACGGGTGAAGCACATCTCAGCCAGCTTCACCGCTGGGAACAATTGCCGTCGGCGAGTGATTTGCCTTGCGACCTTCGCTTCCGGGGCCAGTTTGACCGCGACAAGGAAGACCTTGTCATCCAAAGCATGGACCTGGCCTTCGTGAATTCGCAGGTCCACCTGGAGGGTTCAATCGCCACCGTCGCGTCACGGCCGGACTTTGATTTAGTCGTGGCCTTCGAGCGTTCTCGAATGGAAGACCTGTTGCGGCTGGGTACACGGGTCCTGGGCAAGCGGGTTGCCTGGGACGTTAACGGACGCGTCAATGGAATGGTTTCAGTGCAGGGCCCCTGGAACGGACAGCGGTATGGCGGGTTTCTCAATGCTCACCAGGTCCGCTTAGACACATCTTCAGGGACCTTCCCGGTGTCGGACGTCGCCCTCCGCATCACCGGATCGGGCGCCCGCCTGTCGCCCGCGCGGGTCTTGCTGGCTCCCGGTGTTGACGTTGTTGTTGAAGGGAGCTTGCGGCATTTCCCCCCCCAACACGCCGGGCGGCCGACGGTGGTGCATCCTGGGTACCAGTTGACGTTGTCCTCCAGCGCGGTGAACCTGGGAAGGCTGGTGCATTTTGGGCGCGCCCTGGGCATTCTTGGCAAAAGTCCCATGGAGGCTGAGGGAATCGGATCGTTCACTCTTCGCCTTGCCGGCGGCGCGTGGCCCTGGACCCGGCCAAGCGTCACGGCACAGGCCAGTATTCGCAGCGCGCGGCTGGTGATTCCAGGGTTGAGCGGACCGCTGAACGTTCCGCGGGCCCGCATTCAGGTCTACGGCAGGCAGATCATCATCAATCCGATCCTGGCGGTGATGGGCACCAGCGTTTTCTCCGGCTGGGCGGTGCATCAGCGCGGGTCGCCTGCCCCGTGGGATTTCAGCCTGACGGCTGACAAACTGAGCATCGAGCAGGCCAGCCAATGGTTCGAGGGAATCGGTGACCGGAATACGCCTTCATTTCTTGACAGAATTGCAGGCATCGGCGCGCTGATCGGCGGCCGCCGCCCGGCCTTTCACCTGGCGGGCAGCATGGACGCGCGCGGGCGCTTTTCCACTCCACTGATAACTTATCGCGGCGTGTCGCTACGCGATTTTCAGGCCAGCGTTGATATTCACGACCGCAAGGTTCGCGTTTCGCGAGTTCGATTTGAGGCGGGAGGCGGGCACGGAGAGGGGAACGCGCTCTTGGATCTGTCCAGGAGCCCGGTACAGATTTCAGGCCAGGCTGGAATCCGCGGCGCCAGTATCCGGCCATTGGGACCTTACCTCCCGCCGGCCGTGCGGACAGTCCGCGGATACTATTCTGCGGGTGGAACTTTTGAGGCCAGCGGTTTGACCCACGCGCAACTTGCCAGGACCCTGAAAGGAGTTGCCACCGTGCAACTGGAGAGCGTCAATCTCGGCGATTTCGACCCCGTCGGGTCCTTGGCCCGCCGCTTCGGCATGGAAGCTCTTGAGGAGCCTCCACAAGCCCTGGTTATACCGCGCGCCACAGCGCACCTCGACGTTCAGGATCGCCAGTTGACACTTGACGATTTTCTGGTGGACATCGACGGCGCCGAATTCCAGCTTCACGGGGGCTATTCGTTCGACGGGTCCGCGCGATTGCTGGTTCGGGCTGACCTGCGCGGTATCCATCAGCCGTGGACGCCTGTCCATCCCGGCATCGCAGGACCGGCGTCCAGAATTGCGGACCTTCACTTTGGCGGCACGCTCCGCAATCTTGAAATGATGCCCTCGACCCAGATATCGCAGACTCAGCCCTGA